The following proteins are encoded in a genomic region of Triticum dicoccoides isolate Atlit2015 ecotype Zavitan chromosome 1B, WEW_v2.0, whole genome shotgun sequence:
- the LOC119331407 gene encoding uncharacterized protein LOC119331407: MSLIVEAEKAANALEPVAAKIPFAQASLIEARKLVTEARMSLEGVDDNDGPAESSSDDTSDDSGVSELHKLENQNDLIKQENKSVNGMKLPPRTVNGMDFYFDVSALGEKEQLSMFQRIENSMERAYLLPSAFSTAQDVNGNLGTNDLCISEQVVNNDQIDRIAADTTEFISAEPLENVSSPANKSKMRWVRGRLVEGEE, translated from the exons AT GTCACTCATTGTAGAAGCCGAGAAAGCTGCAAATGCTCTTGAGCCTGTTGCAGCGAAAATTCCATTTGCTCAAGCATCACTTATAGAAGCTAGAAAGCTTGTTACAGAGGCAAGAATGTCACTCGAAGGTGTTGATGATAATGATGGGCCAGCAGAAAGTTCTTCTGATGATACCTCGGATGACTCAGGTGTCTCGGAACTGCACAAGTTGGAGAACCAAAATGACCTTATTAAACAAGAGAACAAATCTGTAAATGGAATGAAGCTACCTCCAAGGACTGTTAATGGCATGGATTTCTATTTTGATGTGTCTGCACTAGGTGAAAAGGAACAACTCAGTATGTTTCAGAGGATAGAGAACTCCATGGAAAGAGCTTATTTGCTTCCTTCAGCTTTTTCAACAGCTCAAGATGTGAACGGAAATCTTGGAACAAATGATCTATGTATCAGTGAGCAAGTGGTCAATAACGACCAGATCGACCGGATTGCAGCAGATACAACAGAATTTATTTCAGCAGAGCCACTAGAGAATGTGTCCTCACCTGCTAATAAGTCTAAGATGAGATGGGTACGTGGAAGACTAGTTGAAGGAGAAGAATAA